In Bosea sp. ANAM02, a single genomic region encodes these proteins:
- a CDS encoding HU family DNA-binding protein, with the protein MAEAKPKAVISTGKHLAASIAEAHSIPKKQAEAIVADVVNGIVQSLTKGEKVRLAGLGTFQVNDRPARQARNPATGAMIDVAASKKAAFRPAKELKEAI; encoded by the coding sequence ATGGCAGAAGCTAAGCCGAAGGCCGTCATTTCGACCGGCAAGCACCTTGCTGCGAGCATCGCGGAGGCTCACTCGATCCCGAAGAAGCAAGCCGAAGCGATCGTCGCTGACGTGGTCAACGGCATCGTTCAGAGCCTGACCAAGGGCGAGAAGGTGCGCCTTGCTGGTCTCGGGACCTTCCAGGTCAACGATCGCCCGGCTCGTCAGGCTCGCAACCCCGCCACCGGCGCGATGATCGACGTTGCCGCCAGCAAGAAGGCTGCCTTCCGCCCCGCTAAGGAGCTGAAAGAAGCTATCTGA